The Streptomyces sp. NBC_00775 genome includes the window GGAGGCCGGGATGCCGTCCAGCTTGGTGTCGAGCTGGAGCGCGGTCACGAACTCCTTGGTTCCGGCGACCTTGAAGTCCATGTCACCGAACGCGTCCTCCGCACCGAGGATGTCGGTGAGGGCGACGTAGTGCGTCTGGCCGTCGATCTCCTGGGAGATCAGACCCATGGCGATACCGGCGACGGGGGCCTTCAGCGGCACACCGGCGTTCAGCAGCGACATGGTGGAGGCGCAGACCGAGCCCATGGACGTCGAGCCGTTGGAGCCGAGGGCCTCGGACACCTGACGGATCGCGTAGGGGAACTCCTCGCGGGTCGGCAGGACCGGCACGATCGCGCGCTCGGCGAGCGCGCCGTGGCCGATCTCGCGGCGCTTCGGGGAGCCGACGCGGCCGGTCTCACCGACGGAGTACGGCGGGAAGTTGTAGTTGTGCATGTAGCGCTTGCGGGTCACCGGGGAAAGGGTGTCCAGCTGCTGCTCCATGCGGAGCATGTTGAGGGTGGTGACGCCCAGGATCTGGGTCTCGCCACGCTCGAACAGCGCCGAGCCGTGCACGCGCGGGATGGCCTCGACCTCGGCGGCCAGCGTACGGATGTCCGTGACGCCGCGGCCGTCGATGCGGACCTTGTCCTTGATGACGCGCTCGCGGACCAGCTTCTTGGTCAGCGCGCGGTAGGCGGCGGAGATCTCCTTCTCGCGGCCCTCGAAGGCCGGGAGGAGCTTCTCGGCGGCGATCTCCTTGACGCGGTCCAGCTCGGCCTCGCGGTCCTGCTTGCCGGCGATGGTGAGCGCCTGGGACAGCTCGCTCTTGACCGCGGCGGTCAGGGCCTCCAGGACGTCGTCCTGGTAGTCGAGGAAGACCGGGAACTCGCCGGTCGGCTTGGCGGCCTTGGCGGCGAGGTCGGCCTGGGCCTTGCAGAGCACCTTGATGAAGGGCTTCGCGGCGTCCAGACCGGCGGCGACGACCTCCTCGGTCGGCGCCTCGGCGCCGCCCGCGACCAGCTGGATGGTCTTGTCGGTGGCCTCGGCCTCGACCATCATGATCGCGACGTCGCCGTCCTCCAGGGCGCGGCCCGCGACGACCATGTCGAAGACGGCGTCCTCGAGCTCGGTGTGCGTCGGGAACGCGACCCACTGGCCGTTGATCAGCGCGACGCGGACGCCGCCGACCGGGCCGGAGAAGGGCAGACCGGCCAGCTGCGTGGACGCGGACGCGGCGTTGATCGCCACGACGTCGTACAGGTGGTCGGGGTTGAGCGCCATGATCGTCGCGACGACCTGGATCTCGTTGCGCAGGCCCTTCTTGAAGGACGGGCGCAGCGGGCGGTCGATGAGGCGACAGGTGAGGATGGCGTCCTCGGAGGGACGGCCCTCGCGGCGGAAGAAGCTGCCGGGGATCTTGCCGGCGGCGTACATCCGCTCCTCGACGTCCACCGTGAGGGGGAAGAAGTCGAGCTGGTCCTTGGGCTTCTTGGAGGCGGTGGTGGCCGACAGCACCATGGTGTCGTCGTCCAGGTACGCCACGGCGGAACCGGCGGCCTGCTTGGCCAGGCGGCCCGTCTCGAAGCGGATGGTGCGGGTGCCGAAGGAACCGTTGTCGATAACGGCCTCGGCGTAGTGGGTCTCGTTCTCCACTAGCGTTTTCTCCTCGTCTTCGTCCCGTCCTGCCCGTGTGGCAGGGGGACGGTGGCGGAGAGGCGCTCCTTCTGGTGCGGGCCGGTCTTCGATCGAAGCACCCGGGTTCGCAATCCCCCGGGGGCCACTACCGAGGACCGGCGGCGGCGAGGTGCGCGTCTCCTCGTTCGTTGTCGTGACGGTGCCCTACCCGGCGGGTACGGCGTCGTCACGCTGTGTCGTACGTGCTGTGTCCTGCGTATTGCGTTGTGCTACCACAGTACAAAGCGTCAGTGACACTCCGCACGTACAGAGCACCGACAGCAGCACGTACAGCAAAAGGAGCGGCTCCCAAGAAGTGGGAACCGCTCCCTTCACGGCGTCTTACTTGGCGCCCGCCGCACCGCGGCGGATGCCCAGGCGGTCGACCAGCGCACGGAAGCGCTGGATGTCCTTCTTGGCCAGGTACTGCAGCAGCCGGCGGCGCTGACCGACCAGGATCAGCAGACCACGACGGGAGTGGTGGTCGTGCTTGTGGGTCTTGAGGTGCTCGGTCAGGTCCGAGATGCGGCGCGAGAGCATGGCGACCTGGACCTCGGGGGAGCCGGTGTCGCCCTCCTTCTGACCGAACTCGCCGATGATCTGCTTCTTCGTAGCGGCGTCGAGCGACACGCGTACTCCTCGTAGTCTCTGAGTAGCCACCGAGTGCCCCTGGTCCACATCTCAGGGGAGCTTCCGTTACTCGGGAGGCGGGGATCCGCTGGGCGCGGCCTCCAGAGCGGTGAGCTCCAGGGGTGCGTACACAAACGGCCGTCACACAGCGTACCAGCCTGGACGGACGCGTCCGCCCGGGTCTCCGAACCTGCCGAAGGCCACCGACCTGGCCACTAGTGTGACCGCACAGGTCATTCGTACGTGGGGAAGGGGCCGCCGGAACATGGCCGAGGAAACGGACAAGGACGTCAAGGCGCGCAAGGAGCGGGAGAAGGACGAGCTCTACGCCCTCGACATCTCGGGCGTCGAATGGCACAGCGCGCCGGGCACGGAGGAGCACGAGGAGCGGGTCGAGATCGCGTATCTGCCCGAGGGCGCGGTGGCCATGCGTTCGTCCCTCGACCCGGACACGGTCCTGCGGTACACGGAGGCCGAGTGGCGGGCCTTCGTGCTGGGGGCCCGGGACGGGGAGTTCGATCTGGAGCCGGCGCCGCACAATGGCGGGCTCGTGGCGGAGTAGGCACGACGGCGGCAGAGACGGCAGCAAAGACGGCAGCAGAGCGGGAACGGTGAAGGGCCGACGCGGAGAGTTCTCCGCGTCGGCCCTCATTACATGTGTCGTGACATGTGTCGTGTCAGTGGAAACTTCCGATGGCCACCGCGGCCAGTACCGGGTCGTCCGGGTGCCCGGAGGGCGCCGAGAGCTGGCGGGGCGAGAAGAACGCCGTGCCGTGTTCGACGAGGATGTCGGACCATTCGGGGGTTTCCATGCGGGTGGCGTCGTCCGGCAGGTTGAAGAAGAGGAACGGCTTCTGCTTGCCCGTGGCGGGATCGATGCTCACGATGGCGGCCGGTCCGACGTTGTCGGAGCTCGGCCGGTAGGCCAGGAGCTTGCCCCCGCTCACCTTCACGGGCCAGAGCGGCTGCAGGGACCGTCCGTCGTACTTCCGCAGGGTCTTGCCCGTCTTCGCGTCGAACCCGGCGATCCAGTTCTCCGGCTGGCCGATGTCGCCGTCCGCCTTGCTCGCGACGAAGATCTTGCCGTCCCCGACGACCATCGCGTAGCAGTTCTCCATCACCCCGAAGTACTCCGTGCCGTCGAACGAGCTGCCGCACATCGGGTCGAAGCGTCCGCCCTGCATGGAGATCGTGGTGGCGTACCGGCCCTGGCCGTCGAGGGTGATCAGGTCGGTCACGCCGTAGTCACCGGCCCCGACGGCGAGCACCGGCGGGTCCGAGGAGGGCATGTAGACGCCGGTGAGCCCGTCCTTGAGCTTGTACGTCCATTGCGGCTTGCCGGTGGCGGGATCGAGCTTCTGCACCCGGTACGCGTGCGTGGACTCCTCTCCGCAGCGGAGCAGGACGAGAAGGCTGCGGCCGCCCGCGAAGCCCGTGTCCTCGCAGGTGGATACGGTGGTGCTCTTCCACAGCTGCTTGCCGTCGCTCATGCCGTAGGCCACGGAACCGTTGCCCCACGCCACCGCGACCGTGCCGCGCGCCATCGTCAGGTTCGTGTTCGTCACGTACGCGGTCTTCGCGTCCGGCATCGTCGCCGTCCACAGTTTCTTGCCGGTGTCGAGGTCGACGAAGACCACCTCGTCACACATGCTCTCGTCCTTGGTGCCCTTGCGCTTGGCGGGCTGGACGACGACGGCGGTGCGGCCGTCCGCGGTGACGTGCTTGGTGGTCGCGCAGATGTGGCCGTCCAGCTTGAGGGTCCACGCCGTCTCGCCGTCGGCCAGCTTGAAGCCCGTGAGGCGGTTCCTGATGCCCTTGGCGAAGATCTTGTCGGTCGCCCAGGTGCCGGGGGCGTACCGGGTCTCGTCCTCCGGCAGCTTGTCCTCGCTGTACTCGACGAGGAGTTCGCCCTCGGGCGAGCTCGGGAGCTTCTCGACCGTGTCCCTGATCTCGTCGGGGGCTTGCGGAGCAGCCGTCGGCTTGCTGTTCGCCGGAGTGTTGTCACCGGTCCCGTACATCAGAAGCCACCCGCCCGCGCACAGCACCACGACGAGTACGGCGGCCACGGCGCCGAACAGTCTCATGCGGCGCTGTCTTCGGTCGGTGTCCGCCGCCAACGCGGATTGGGTGTACGGAGAAGGAGGCGGGCCGAAGCTCACGCGCGGAAGTCCTCTCGGTGAAGGCAGTTCGGTCTTGGGGGAGCCCCCTACTATGCCCGCTCGTTGATCGTGTACATGCGGGGGGCAACGTCGCTGTCTCGATAGCTTCGTTTGTCCGCTTTGGTGGTCAATAGCGGGCGTGCGTACGCCACTTCTGGGCAGGGTGTGACGTAGCGGGCAGTCGCGGTGGGGTGGACAGGCCTGCCGCAGTGACAGTCATGGTGATTAGGCTGGGACCGGGCGCGACGCCAGAACCCGTGGACGGGTCGGCCGCGTTCCAGGGGGATCCGGGTCAATTCGGACGACCTCGAACGACTTCGGACGACTACGGGCGTCTACGGACGACAGAAGAACGGTCGCCCCGGCACGGCTTGAGGGTGCTCGACCACATCAGGAGGAATTGTGAACAGCGATCCGGACGGGATCCGCGGGGGCTGGGCCACACCCGGCGATGACCAGTCCGACGCGGAGTCCGCCGTCGAGACGACGGGCGAGTTCACCATCGACTACGCGCCGCCCGCCTGGTACACGCAGAACGCGTCGGGGAGTTCAGGGGATTCGGGGAACTCGGCGGATTCGGAAGTCGGGTCCCCGGAATCCGGGGCGGCGTCGGGGACTTCGGAAGCGGCTGCTCCTTCGGAGACCCCGGCTGCCTCGACTCCCTCGGCTTCGGAGACGCCAGCCGCTCCGGAGGCTTCGGTTCCGGTCAGCCCCGTGGCGCCTCCCGTATCTGCGGCCGGCAGTCCCGTCGCGGTGCCCAAGTTGCCGGTGGGCAGCGGGTTCGAACCGGTGGCGGCTACGCCGGACGTGACGGAGCCGGAGACTCCGGCCGTGGCGCCGGTCGTGGCGCCGGTCGTGGCGCCGGTCGTGGCGCCGGTCGTGGCGCCGGTCGCCGATGCGGGCAGTCCTACGGCTCTGCCGAACTTTCCCGTGAGCGGGTTTCAGGCTCAGTGGACCCCTCCGGCGGCGCCGGTCGCGCCGGTCGCCGCTTCCGGAGAGGCGGAGTCCGGGAACGGGGACCTGGAGAGTGGCGCGACCATGCGGATCTCCGCTGTCGCCCTGAAGCGTGAGGTCGCGGAGCGGGCGGCTGCGACCTCGGGGGTTTCGGAGGTTACGGAGGTTACGGAGGTTACGGAGGCGTCGGCTGAGCCTGAGGACGAAGCCATGGTCGAGTCCGAGGCCGAGTCTGCGGTCGAGGTCGAGGTCGAGTCTGTGGTCGAGGCCGGGGCGCAGTCGGTGGAGGCCTCCTCCGACGGTGATGACGTCGTAGCCGCGGAACAGGAAGAGACCGGGGCTGAAGTGACCTCCCCCGCCACGGATTCCGCCGATGAGTTGAGCGATGCCTCCGAGGAGGAGCACGTCGCCGACGTCGTGGAGCTGCGCCGCGCGGACGACGTCGACGCGGCCGCCGAGGTCGGCGATGCCGAGCCGCAGGACGACGTCAGCGATGCGGTGCCGCCGCAGGCCGAGGTACACGACACGGAGCCGGAGGATGCCGAGCCCCAGGGCGACGAGCCTCAGGACGCGGTGCCCGAGGCCGGCTCGGACGAACCCGAGGCCGTCCAGGACGCACCCCCCGCCTGGGCTCCGCCGCCGCTGCCTCAGGGTGGGCTGCCGCCGTTGCCGCCCGCGTATCAGCCCGCGGCGCCCGCTCCCGCGGCCCAGTGGCCCGTCTCCACGGAGCCCGCGGCGGCCGAGCCCGTCCAGGCGCAGATTCCGGCACAGGCTCAGCCGCCGGTGGTGGCGCCGGGCCAGCCCTTCCAGCCGCCCGCGCCGCAACCGGGCCAGCCCTTCCAACTGTCCGCTCCGCAGCCCGGCCAGCCTTTCCAGCCGCCCGCGCCGCAGCCCGGCCAGCCCTTCCAGCCCCCCGCGCCTCCGGCATGGCCCTCCTCCCCCAGCGCGCCTGTCTCGACGGATCCGGCTCAGGGGCCCGTGGCATCGCCCCCGGCCGCCTTCGAGAACCCGGTTCCGGCTCCGCCCCAGGCGCCGCACCCGGCACCTTCGGCCCCGACGGCCGGGGCTCCGGTTCCCGCCCCGCGCACCGACGCTCCGGCACCGGCACCGCAGGGGAGTTACGGCTTCCCGCAGCCTGGTGCTCCGGCTTCAGGCCCCACCGCGCAGGACGGCTATGGGTTCCCGCAGCCCGGCACGCCGACGCCGAGCCCCACCGCGCAGGGCGGCTACGGATTCCCGCAGCCCAGCACGCCGGCCCCGACGCAGGCCCCCGCTCCCGCCCCGCGCACCGACGCACCGGCACCGGCACCGCAGGGCAGCTATGGGTTCCCGCACCCCAGCACCCCGGCTCCGAGCCCCACCCCGCAGAGCAGCTACGGATTCCCGCAGGCCAACACTCCTGCACCGACTCCGACCCCTGCCCCTGCCCCGGTCACCCCACCCGCGCAGGACTCCGGTTACGGCTTCCCCCAGCAGCAGAGCGCCCCGGCTCCGGCCCCCGCCCAGGCGCAGCCTTCACCCAACCCCTCTGCTCCAGGGCCCGGTTACGGCTTCCCCCAGCAAGCGACGCCGCCGGCGAACCCCGCGGCGCCGCAGCCCCCCGCCCCGCAGCAGGGATACGGATTCCCGCCGCAGGCGCCCAACGCCCCGGCACCGCAGCCGGGTTACGCGTTCCCCCAGCAGCCCCCGGCCCCCGCGCAGGTACCCCCGCCGTACCCGCAGCAGGCTCAGCCACAGCCGCAAGCGCAGCCGCAGCCGGGCCCCCAGCCCGTGCAGCAGCAGCCCGCGGCTCCCGTCGACCCCCGCACCGGGTCCGCCTGGCCGCAGCCCGTGCAGCACGACCAGCGCCAGCCCATCAACCCCGGTGCCGCCCCGCTCGGGTACACCGCCGCCGTGGAGCTGTCCTCCGACCGGCTGCTCAACAACAAGAAGCAGAAGGCGAAGAGCGGTCGGCCCGCGGCGGGCGGTGGCCGGTTCAAGCTCGGCGGGAAGAAGGAGGAGGCCGAGCGGCAGCGGAAGCTGGACCTGATCCGGACGCCGGTGCTGTCGTGCTACCGGATCGCCGTGATCAGCCTCAAGGGCGGCGTGGGCAAGACGACCACCACCACCGCGCTCGGCGCGACGCTCGCCACCGAGCGGCAGGACAAGATCCTCGCGATCGACGCCAACCCGGACGCCGGTACGCTCGGCCGCCGTGTGCGCCGCGAGACCGGCGCCACCATCCGTGACCTCGTCCAGGCGATCCCGTACCTCAACTCGTACATGGACATCCGGCGATTCACCTCCCAGGCCCCCTCGGGTCTGGAGATCATCGCCAACGACGTCGACCCGGCCGTGTCCACGACCTTCAACGACGAGGACTACCGGCGCGCGATCGACGTACTGGGCAAGCAGTACCCGATCGTCCTGACCGACTCCGGTACGGGTCTGCTGTACAGCGCCATGCGCGGTGTGCTCGACCTCGCCGACCAGCTGATCGTCATCTCGACGCCGTCCGTCGACGGTGCGAGCAGCGCCAGTACGACGCTGGACTGGCTGTCGGCGCACGGGTACGCGGATCTGGTCTCGCGGTCCATCACCGTCATCTCCGGAGTGCGCGAGACCGGCAAGATGATCAAGGTGGAGGACATCGTCAGCCACTTCGAGACCCGTTGCCGCGGTGTCGTGGTCGTGCCGTTCGACGAGCACCTGGCCGCGGGCGCCGAGGTCGACCTCGACATGATGCGGCCCAAGGTGCGGGAGGCGTACTTCAACCTCTCCGCGATGGTGGCCGAGGACATCGCACGGCACCAGCAGTCGCACGGGCTGTGGACGAACGACGGCAACCCGCCGCCGGTGGCCGCCCCGCCGATGCCTGGTCAGCAGTACATGCCGGGTCAGCCGGTTGCAGGGCAGCCCGTTCCTGACCAGGTCCCGCAGCAGCCGCAGCAGCCTCAGCCCGGACAGCCGTACGCCCAGCCGGGACAGCCCTACCCCCAGCCGGGACAGCCCTACCCCCAGCAGCCGCAGCCTCCGCAGGCGCAGCCCGGGCAGCCGTTCCAGCCGGGGCAGCCCTATCAGCCCCACCCGGGCCAGACTCCTCCCCCGCCGGCACCCCCTCAGCAGTAACCCGATCGGCCCAATCCGAGAGGCTGATTCCCGCCGAGGCCCGCACCGTCCCGAGACGGTGCGGGCCTTCGCGCGTCCAGGTGCGTTTCGAGCCGTCAGGCCTTCACCTGGGGCGCTTCACCGGTATGGACCAATGAGCGAAAAATGGCCGTCAACTCGTTATTTCCGCAGGCCACATGGGGTGCATGCGCCGTTGACGTGCGGAGACCGCCGCTGATAGACACACACATCAACCCCGCCGGCGTCACCCGATCAAGTCGTTCAACCAGCCATCTCTGTGCAAGCGATGACGCGAGGTCACTGACCCATGAACACACAAGATCACCACCACAGAGGGCGCCCGCGCCCCCGTCTTCCCCGGCTCATCGCCGCCGCGGGCGCTGCCGCGCTCACGCTCACCGCCGGTCTCGCGACCCCGCTCAACCCGGCGCCGCAGCAGGCCCAGGCCAAGGAGGGCAAGAAGGTCCTCACCGTCGCTGTCGCGCAGAGCGTCGACTCGCTGAGTCCGTTCCTGGCGTCGCGGCTGGTCAGTACGAGCATTCACCGGCTCATGTACGAGTACCTGACCAATTACGACCCGGCGGACAACCACGCGATCCCGGGCCTCGCCACCAAGTGGGAGCCCTCCGCCGACAAGCTGACCTGGACCTACACGATCCGCTCCAACTCCAAGTGGTCGGACGGTCAGCAGGCCACCGCCGAGGACGCGGCGTGGACGTTCAACAAGATGATGACCGACGAGGGCGCGGCGACGGCCAACGGCAGCTTCGTCGCCAACTTCAAGAAGGTCTCGGCTCCCAGCGCCACGCAGCTCGTCATCGAGCTGAAGAAGCCGCAGGCCACGATGGCCGCGCTCGATGTGCCGATCGTGCCCAAGCATGTCTGGGAGAAGGTCGGGGACTTCACGAAGTTCAACAACGACAAGAGCTTCCCGGTCGTCGGCAACGGGCCGTTCATCCTGACGGGCTACAAGGCCG containing:
- a CDS encoding polyribonucleotide nucleotidyltransferase; translated protein: MENETHYAEAVIDNGSFGTRTIRFETGRLAKQAAGSAVAYLDDDTMVLSATTASKKPKDQLDFFPLTVDVEERMYAAGKIPGSFFRREGRPSEDAILTCRLIDRPLRPSFKKGLRNEIQVVATIMALNPDHLYDVVAINAASASTQLAGLPFSGPVGGVRVALINGQWVAFPTHTELEDAVFDMVVAGRALEDGDVAIMMVEAEATDKTIQLVAGGAEAPTEEVVAAGLDAAKPFIKVLCKAQADLAAKAAKPTGEFPVFLDYQDDVLEALTAAVKSELSQALTIAGKQDREAELDRVKEIAAEKLLPAFEGREKEISAAYRALTKKLVRERVIKDKVRIDGRGVTDIRTLAAEVEAIPRVHGSALFERGETQILGVTTLNMLRMEQQLDTLSPVTRKRYMHNYNFPPYSVGETGRVGSPKRREIGHGALAERAIVPVLPTREEFPYAIRQVSEALGSNGSTSMGSVCASTMSLLNAGVPLKAPVAGIAMGLISQEIDGQTHYVALTDILGAEDAFGDMDFKVAGTKEFVTALQLDTKLDGIPASVLAAALKQARDARLHILDVMMEAIDTPDEMSPNAPRIITVKIPVDKIGEVIGPKGKMINQIQEDTGADITIEDDGTIYIGAAQGSQAEAARATINSIANPTMPEVGERYLGTVVKTTTFGAFVSLLPGKDGLLHISQIRKLAGGKRVENVEDVLGVGSKVQVEIAEIDSRGKLSLIPVIEGEEGDDKKDDTDK
- the rpsO gene encoding 30S ribosomal protein S15, with the protein product MSLDAATKKQIIGEFGQKEGDTGSPEVQVAMLSRRISDLTEHLKTHKHDHHSRRGLLILVGQRRRLLQYLAKKDIQRFRALVDRLGIRRGAAGAK
- a CDS encoding DUF397 domain-containing protein, which gives rise to MAEETDKDVKARKEREKDELYALDISGVEWHSAPGTEEHEERVEIAYLPEGAVAMRSSLDPDTVLRYTEAEWRAFVLGARDGEFDLEPAPHNGGLVAE
- a CDS encoding outer membrane protein assembly factor BamB family protein, whose protein sequence is MRLFGAVAAVLVVVLCAGGWLLMYGTGDNTPANSKPTAAPQAPDEIRDTVEKLPSSPEGELLVEYSEDKLPEDETRYAPGTWATDKIFAKGIRNRLTGFKLADGETAWTLKLDGHICATTKHVTADGRTAVVVQPAKRKGTKDESMCDEVVFVDLDTGKKLWTATMPDAKTAYVTNTNLTMARGTVAVAWGNGSVAYGMSDGKQLWKSTTVSTCEDTGFAGGRSLLVLLRCGEESTHAYRVQKLDPATGKPQWTYKLKDGLTGVYMPSSDPPVLAVGAGDYGVTDLITLDGQGRYATTISMQGGRFDPMCGSSFDGTEYFGVMENCYAMVVGDGKIFVASKADGDIGQPENWIAGFDAKTGKTLRKYDGRSLQPLWPVKVSGGKLLAYRPSSDNVGPAAIVSIDPATGKQKPFLFFNLPDDATRMETPEWSDILVEHGTAFFSPRQLSAPSGHPDDPVLAAVAIGSFH
- a CDS encoding SCO5717 family growth-regulating ATPase, which translates into the protein MNSDPDGIRGGWATPGDDQSDAESAVETTGEFTIDYAPPAWYTQNASGSSGDSGNSADSEVGSPESGAASGTSEAAAPSETPAASTPSASETPAAPEASVPVSPVAPPVSAAGSPVAVPKLPVGSGFEPVAATPDVTEPETPAVAPVVAPVVAPVVAPVVAPVADAGSPTALPNFPVSGFQAQWTPPAAPVAPVAASGEAESGNGDLESGATMRISAVALKREVAERAAATSGVSEVTEVTEVTEASAEPEDEAMVESEAESAVEVEVESVVEAGAQSVEASSDGDDVVAAEQEETGAEVTSPATDSADELSDASEEEHVADVVELRRADDVDAAAEVGDAEPQDDVSDAVPPQAEVHDTEPEDAEPQGDEPQDAVPEAGSDEPEAVQDAPPAWAPPPLPQGGLPPLPPAYQPAAPAPAAQWPVSTEPAAAEPVQAQIPAQAQPPVVAPGQPFQPPAPQPGQPFQLSAPQPGQPFQPPAPQPGQPFQPPAPPAWPSSPSAPVSTDPAQGPVASPPAAFENPVPAPPQAPHPAPSAPTAGAPVPAPRTDAPAPAPQGSYGFPQPGAPASGPTAQDGYGFPQPGTPTPSPTAQGGYGFPQPSTPAPTQAPAPAPRTDAPAPAPQGSYGFPHPSTPAPSPTPQSSYGFPQANTPAPTPTPAPAPVTPPAQDSGYGFPQQQSAPAPAPAQAQPSPNPSAPGPGYGFPQQATPPANPAAPQPPAPQQGYGFPPQAPNAPAPQPGYAFPQQPPAPAQVPPPYPQQAQPQPQAQPQPGPQPVQQQPAAPVDPRTGSAWPQPVQHDQRQPINPGAAPLGYTAAVELSSDRLLNNKKQKAKSGRPAAGGGRFKLGGKKEEAERQRKLDLIRTPVLSCYRIAVISLKGGVGKTTTTTALGATLATERQDKILAIDANPDAGTLGRRVRRETGATIRDLVQAIPYLNSYMDIRRFTSQAPSGLEIIANDVDPAVSTTFNDEDYRRAIDVLGKQYPIVLTDSGTGLLYSAMRGVLDLADQLIVISTPSVDGASSASTTLDWLSAHGYADLVSRSITVISGVRETGKMIKVEDIVSHFETRCRGVVVVPFDEHLAAGAEVDLDMMRPKVREAYFNLSAMVAEDIARHQQSHGLWTNDGNPPPVAAPPMPGQQYMPGQPVAGQPVPDQVPQQPQQPQPGQPYAQPGQPYPQPGQPYPQQPQPPQAQPGQPFQPGQPYQPHPGQTPPPPAPPQQ